In Gemmatimonadota bacterium, a single genomic region encodes these proteins:
- a CDS encoding aryl-sulfate sulfotransferase translates to MPSITQHKPDKAYEGYTLFSETFAEPNWEVGKEAVVYLIDMNGEPAHTWHLTQHTVQSHCRLLPNGNLLVPTHDRSGVTQCSNVGIFEYDPDSTLVWRVRCRTDHDYQVRDNGNLLIHTLNETMCPPLGPELKRHPYMIEITRDKELVWEWKGEEHLEDLEACLSPEAWQHVLDRAIGRFAFDWAHNNTLQLIPPHKNEGDARFKPGNIFFSYRSNDVIGVIDYDTSDIVWAWGPGIIDGQHKPHILANGNVLIFDNGTLRGYSRVIELNPLTETIEWEYVADPKEAFFSAAISGAQRLPNGNTLICEGGKTRLFEVTPDGEIVWEFINPYRHENGRPVIYRCLRYSPEYVAPLLS, encoded by the coding sequence ATGCCAAGCATCACACAGCACAAACCCGACAAAGCTTATGAAGGCTACACCCTCTTCTCAGAAACCTTCGCGGAACCAAACTGGGAAGTCGGCAAAGAAGCCGTGGTGTACCTCATCGACATGAACGGAGAACCCGCCCACACATGGCACCTCACGCAACACACCGTCCAGTCTCACTGTCGATTGCTGCCCAACGGCAATCTACTCGTGCCCACCCACGACCGCTCGGGCGTCACGCAGTGCAGCAATGTCGGCATTTTTGAATACGATCCCGACAGCACACTCGTCTGGCGCGTACGCTGTCGCACCGACCACGACTATCAGGTGCGCGACAACGGCAATCTGCTCATCCACACACTCAACGAAACCATGTGCCCACCCCTGGGACCTGAACTCAAGCGCCACCCGTACATGATCGAGATTACGCGAGACAAAGAACTGGTCTGGGAGTGGAAAGGCGAAGAACATCTGGAAGACCTCGAAGCCTGTCTATCTCCCGAAGCCTGGCAACACGTTCTGGACCGCGCCATTGGACGCTTTGCATTTGACTGGGCGCACAACAACACGCTCCAGCTCATACCACCTCATAAAAACGAGGGTGACGCGCGCTTCAAACCCGGCAACATCTTCTTCTCCTACCGCAGCAACGACGTCATCGGCGTGATCGACTACGACACCAGCGATATTGTCTGGGCATGGGGACCCGGCATCATTGACGGGCAGCACAAACCCCACATACTCGCAAACGGCAATGTGCTGATCTTCGACAACGGCACCCTGCGCGGGTATTCTCGCGTGATTGAACTCAATCCCCTTACCGAAACCATCGAATGGGAATACGTCGCAGACCCCAAAGAAGCGTTCTTCAGCGCAGCCATTTCCGGTGCCCAGCGCCTGCCCAATGGCAATACCCTGATATGCGAAGGCGGCAAGACCCGACTTTTTGAAGTCACACCAGATGGGGAAATCGTCTGGGAATTTATCAACCCCTATCGCCATGAAAACGGACGCCCCGTCATCTATCGCTGCTTGAGATATTCCCCTGAATACGTAGCCCCTCTTCTATCTTGA
- a CDS encoding phytanoyl-CoA dioxygenase family protein: protein MPAFQTPDGTIVKMSGKELVFGETIFSPRESNDILTDTEALRQRMEEDGYLIIRNFHNREDILKARKEVVDHMESQDLLAEGSTLEDAIIGDRKRSMRFKDSLVKTWPGFLNIVDGKNTMDFFGRFLGGPALSLDHKWLRAVRTGGNAGMHCDIVYMGAGTNNLYTMWTALGDISLDMGPLALCLGSHKLEHLRNTYGASDAHDDLIQGAFSNDPYDVIETLGTTWAATPFQAGDVVIFGMYFMHASLENTTNRFRISSDTRYQLATEATDQRHMGKDPDVIPKADLSERKSIEEYRAEWGLAKETS from the coding sequence ATGCCTGCATTTCAAACACCCGACGGCACAATAGTCAAAATGAGTGGAAAAGAACTCGTATTTGGAGAAACCATCTTCTCGCCGAGGGAATCCAACGACATCCTCACAGACACGGAAGCATTGAGACAGCGAATGGAAGAAGACGGGTATCTCATCATCCGCAACTTTCACAATCGCGAAGACATCCTGAAAGCGCGAAAAGAAGTTGTCGATCACATGGAAAGTCAGGACCTGCTCGCCGAAGGATCGACACTTGAAGATGCCATCATCGGCGATAGAAAACGCTCCATGCGCTTCAAAGACAGCCTGGTCAAAACATGGCCCGGCTTTCTCAACATCGTCGATGGCAAAAACACAATGGACTTCTTCGGTCGCTTTTTGGGTGGTCCCGCCCTCTCGCTCGATCACAAATGGCTGCGCGCCGTCAGAACGGGAGGCAATGCGGGGATGCACTGCGACATTGTATATATGGGCGCGGGCACCAACAATCTCTATACCATGTGGACAGCACTGGGCGATATCTCCCTCGACATGGGACCACTCGCCCTCTGCCTGGGATCGCACAAACTCGAACATCTCCGCAATACCTACGGCGCATCGGATGCACACGACGACCTGATTCAAGGCGCATTCTCCAACGACCCCTATGATGTCATAGAAACCCTCGGCACCACATGGGCAGCCACGCCATTTCAGGCCGGTGATGTCGTCATCTTCGGCATGTACTTCATGCACGCCTCCCTCGAAAACACCACCAACCGCTTTCGCATCAGCAGCGACACGCGCTACCAACTCGCCACAGAAGCCACGGACCAGCGACACATGGGCAAAGACCCCGACGTAATACCCAAAGCAGATCTGTCCGAACGCAAGTCCATCGAAGAATACCGCGCGGAATGGGGATTGGCGAAGGAGACCTCTTGA